In Shewanella psychrotolerans, the genomic stretch ACTGCTCAAAAATGCGAAAGTCATAAAGGTGGTTCTCGCAGGGGCGAGTGTGGCTGCATACTCTTGGCTATTTTCTTTCCAATTTGCCTTAGCGCTTATTGCCTGCTTAGTGTTTCACGAATATGGTCATATTAGAGCAATGAAATACTTCGGCATGAAAACAAAAGGGATTTACCTGATCCCATTCATGGGAGGGCTCGCGCTTAGTGATGAAAAGATTAACACTCGTTGGCAAGATGTGGTGATCTCCATCATGGGACCCACCTTCGGGTTATTGATGTCTATCGCTGCGTTAATTGCCTATTGGGTCACAGGTAATGTTTTCTTCGCAGGCTTAGCCGCTTTCAACGCACTGTTAAACCTGTTTAATCTTTTACCTATTTTACCGTTAGACGGCGGTCATATTCTCAAGAGTATCAGCTTTTCAATGAACAGCCTGCTCGGACTTTTCGCCTGTATTACTGGCGCTGCTATCGGCGTATTCATCAGTTATACCTTAGGGCTTGCACTACTAGGTTTTCTGTTACTGATAGGTAGCTTAGAAATAGTATTTGAGTGGAAGTCTCGCCATCAAAGCCACCTTCTGCCATTAGACCGATATGGCCAACTTTTTTCCGCC encodes the following:
- a CDS encoding site-2 protease family protein; amino-acid sequence: MELLRIDCLGKELRLEGSMAGWQQLYWDNKLVSVKQASANHEGLRNHEFELTPHTASTEEQAQISTSLKITLEVDLQWQPFNLQYRLLKNDDVLTQGNRDSKDIEQQTPVAPIPVKKQFSLVGLASLGFKLLKNAKVIKVVLAGASVAAYSWLFSFQFALALIACLVFHEYGHIRAMKYFGMKTKGIYLIPFMGGLALSDEKINTRWQDVVISIMGPTFGLLMSIAALIAYWVTGNVFFAGLAAFNALLNLFNLLPILPLDGGHILKSISFSMNSLLGLFACITGAAIGVFISYTLGLALLGFLLLIGSLEIVFEWKSRHQSHLLPLDRYGQLFSAIWYLVTVGALVAIIWYFAGSGDEILGLPLQILQS